Proteins encoded by one window of Desulfovibrio ferrophilus:
- the aroL gene encoding shikimate kinase AroL, translating into MSRNVTPKNAMKKKFEVEDSNKTAIYRRGSNTKPALSGETVFLVGLRASGKTSLGRLVAERLGLPFADTDQLLVEKTGRSIAEIVESEGWDEFRRLETDVLREVAGKPMVVATGGGIVLARENREMLKAGGPVFYLLATTLLVVDRLTRDMDPENRPPLTELPLTEEMGELREERDPLYMEVAKFVLRAEESLEELVAEVQEKMRLVEMMKRRR; encoded by the coding sequence ATGTCTCGCAATGTGACCCCCAAGAATGCCATGAAGAAGAAGTTCGAAGTCGAGGACTCGAACAAAACTGCAATTTACCGCCGTGGAAGCAACACCAAGCCTGCCTTGAGTGGCGAGACCGTGTTTCTGGTCGGGCTACGTGCCAGTGGCAAGACTTCACTGGGACGCCTGGTGGCCGAAAGACTAGGCCTGCCTTTTGCCGACACGGATCAATTGTTGGTCGAGAAGACCGGACGCAGCATCGCCGAGATCGTTGAATCCGAGGGCTGGGACGAATTCCGTCGTTTGGAGACGGACGTTTTGCGTGAGGTTGCCGGTAAGCCCATGGTTGTTGCCACAGGTGGAGGCATCGTGCTGGCCCGGGAAAACCGCGAGATGCTTAAGGCTGGCGGTCCTGTTTTCTACCTGCTGGCGACCACGCTGCTGGTGGTGGATCGACTGACTCGGGACATGGACCCCGAAAATCGTCCTCCATTGACCGAGTTGCCCCTGACCGAGGAAATGGGCGAACTGCGCGAGGAGCGTGACCCCTTGTATATGGAAGTCGCCAAATTCGTGCTGCGCGCCGAAGAATCTCTGGAGGAACTCGTGGCTGAGGTCCAGGAAAAGATGCGGCTCGTGGAGATGATGAAGCGCCGCCGCTGA
- a CDS encoding ABC transporter substrate-binding protein: MRSDHRLLSALAALILLLGLMLVGGCSQEQPDCPEQTPCPDCPPCPELDCPEPLPELKGRLRAIKKRGVLIAGVRDDAIPFGYTDEHTGEIVGFEIDICRALAQALGVRLETLPVRKSARIPLIQRGEVDIIAATMTHHFAREDDIDFSITYFMDGQKLLTKRGSGVHSVTDLAGRRVGVVDGSWAEANIREAQPGSKIKTYPGYPQAFMDLKARRLSAICADTTILLGLKNSDPDPAAWEIVGDFISDEPYGLGVPEDDSNFRDFVNLTLNKLWVSGEYMKIYNLWFGPHTKFYLPTAWRMEILPGNGAVSPKRKKLN; this comes from the coding sequence ATGCGCAGCGACCATCGACTTCTCTCCGCCTTAGCGGCGCTCATTCTGCTTCTCGGCCTGATGCTGGTTGGCGGCTGTTCGCAAGAACAGCCTGACTGCCCGGAGCAGACACCCTGCCCGGACTGTCCTCCCTGCCCTGAACTCGACTGCCCCGAACCGCTGCCCGAACTCAAAGGCAGACTGCGAGCCATCAAGAAACGTGGTGTGCTCATCGCCGGGGTCCGGGACGACGCCATCCCCTTCGGTTACACCGACGAACACACCGGCGAGATCGTTGGATTCGAGATCGATATCTGCCGGGCCCTGGCCCAGGCATTGGGAGTACGTCTGGAAACCTTGCCGGTTCGAAAAAGTGCCCGCATTCCTCTCATCCAACGAGGCGAGGTTGACATCATCGCGGCCACCATGACGCATCACTTTGCCCGCGAGGACGACATTGACTTCTCCATTACCTACTTCATGGATGGGCAAAAGCTGCTGACAAAACGAGGTTCTGGCGTTCATTCCGTGACCGATCTGGCAGGCCGCCGTGTGGGGGTTGTCGACGGTTCCTGGGCCGAGGCCAACATCCGCGAAGCCCAACCCGGATCAAAAATCAAAACCTACCCCGGATATCCGCAAGCCTTCATGGACCTGAAGGCCCGGCGCCTGTCAGCGATCTGCGCAGATACCACCATTCTCCTGGGCTTGAAAAACTCAGACCCCGACCCCGCAGCCTGGGAAATCGTTGGCGATTTCATCTCCGACGAGCCCTATGGCTTGGGAGTGCCCGAGGACGATTCCAACTTCCGTGACTTCGTCAACCTGACTCTGAACAAACTGTGGGTCAGCGGCGAATACATGAAAATCTACAACCTCTGGTTCGGCCCGCACACCAAATTCTATCTGCCTACGGCATGGAGAATGGAAATTCTGCCCGGAAACGGTGCTGTTTCCCCGAAACGCAAAAAATTAAACTAA
- a CDS encoding cytochrome c has protein sequence MRVTIAITVCTLVVLMAASVLNAQSVYVPGKAKPEQVVKARKFAMRALNSNLRDIRFKLKRGDSDGMLTPALNLSAIARFLPYAFVEKHEAAYPLKGSNKYFKGGAPEEIQAGAEYLNVQAAKLLNMATSKNMKALDQQNNRIKRACVSCHSQFRGEF, from the coding sequence ATGCGAGTCACCATTGCCATAACTGTTTGCACGCTAGTGGTCCTGATGGCTGCCAGCGTTTTGAATGCTCAATCCGTCTATGTTCCAGGCAAGGCCAAGCCCGAGCAGGTGGTCAAGGCCCGGAAGTTTGCCATGCGGGCCCTCAACTCAAACTTGCGTGACATTCGATTCAAGCTCAAACGCGGGGATTCGGATGGGATGTTGACTCCGGCCCTGAACCTTTCCGCCATCGCAAGATTCCTGCCCTATGCCTTCGTCGAAAAGCACGAAGCTGCTTACCCCCTCAAAGGATCCAACAAGTATTTCAAAGGGGGAGCACCCGAGGAGATTCAGGCTGGCGCTGAGTACTTGAATGTTCAGGCAGCTAAACTCCTGAACATGGCCACGAGCAAGAATATGAAAGCCCTCGATCAACAGAACAACCGCATCAAGAGGGCTTGTGTGAGTTGTCACAGTCAGTTCCGGGGTGAATTCTAA
- a CDS encoding 2-oxoacid:acceptor oxidoreductase family protein, producing the protein MKDIQRFEICLSGLGGQGVLTLGKIMGQALALGHGFNVAQTQSYGPEARGGASRTDLVISTQPISYPKTDKIDLLVALSQEACNKYFQLLKPGSILLVNTTLVKQVPTNQYLGLPFTEIAMDRLKLVQAMNTIVLGACTFLLPFAKRAAMRKSLEDALPAKIVDINLKAFNMGYRDAKKAFGEPPAIWADMIDNAPSASTKTKKAAAKKKPATKKK; encoded by the coding sequence ATGAAGGACATCCAACGCTTTGAGATCTGTCTGTCCGGACTTGGCGGGCAGGGCGTGCTGACCTTGGGCAAGATCATGGGCCAGGCCTTGGCCTTGGGGCACGGCTTCAATGTCGCTCAGACCCAGAGCTACGGCCCGGAGGCACGCGGCGGCGCATCACGCACCGACCTGGTGATCTCCACCCAACCCATCAGCTATCCCAAAACCGACAAGATCGATCTGTTGGTGGCTTTGTCGCAGGAGGCCTGCAACAAGTACTTCCAGCTTCTGAAACCCGGTAGCATCCTGTTGGTGAACACGACCCTGGTCAAACAGGTCCCCACCAACCAATACTTGGGTCTGCCCTTTACCGAAATCGCCATGGACAGGTTGAAACTTGTCCAGGCCATGAACACCATCGTGCTTGGTGCATGCACCTTCCTGCTGCCCTTTGCCAAGCGCGCGGCCATGCGCAAGAGTCTGGAAGATGCGCTGCCGGCAAAGATCGTCGACATCAACTTGAAAGCCTTCAATATGGGTTATCGCGATGCCAAGAAGGCCTTTGGAGAACCGCCAGCCATCTGGGCGGACATGATCGACAACGCACCAAGCGCCAGTACCAAGACAAAGAAAGCAGCAGCCAAGAAAAAGCCTGCCACCAAAAAGAAATAA
- a CDS encoding 2-oxoacid:acceptor oxidoreductase subunit alpha, translating into MIAKRKTPREIFALGAEAVVEGALLAGCSFYGGYPITPSSEIMEAMAARLPKTENGVFIQMEDEIASMGTIIGASMAGRKAMTATSGPGFSLMQELIGYACMTEVPLVIVNVMRGGPSTGLPTSPAQGDVQQARWGTHGDHSIIVLSATDVQDCLQMTVTAFNYAEKYRTPVILLLDEITAHTREKITIPSPNDIEIFSRLQPTMPPEWYKPFEETVRGVPPMPPLGAGYRFHYTGLTHDDHGFPTSKPEEVESAVSRQFRKIDQFFFDIQIVDEHRAEDCEMLVVAFGSVARSAQLAVDQARELGIKAGLLNLKTLFPFPRGAVEKVIGNCKTILVPEMNMGQMSREVKRVNDGRCKVKTLNRIDGHIITPKQILDSLRKG; encoded by the coding sequence ATGATTGCCAAGCGTAAAACCCCAAGGGAAATTTTCGCCCTCGGAGCGGAAGCTGTTGTCGAGGGTGCACTGCTTGCTGGCTGCAGCTTCTACGGCGGATATCCCATTACCCCATCTTCGGAGATCATGGAGGCCATGGCCGCCCGCCTGCCCAAGACCGAAAACGGTGTCTTCATCCAGATGGAAGATGAGATCGCTTCCATGGGCACCATCATCGGTGCATCCATGGCTGGCCGCAAAGCCATGACGGCGACCTCCGGTCCGGGGTTCTCCCTGATGCAGGAGCTCATCGGCTATGCCTGCATGACCGAAGTGCCACTGGTCATCGTCAATGTCATGCGCGGTGGCCCCAGCACGGGATTGCCCACCAGCCCGGCTCAGGGTGATGTCCAGCAGGCCCGCTGGGGAACTCACGGCGATCATTCGATCATCGTGCTCTCCGCCACGGACGTGCAGGACTGTCTGCAAATGACGGTGACAGCCTTCAACTATGCAGAAAAATACCGCACCCCGGTCATTCTGCTGCTGGACGAAATCACGGCCCATACCCGCGAAAAGATTACCATCCCCTCTCCCAATGACATCGAAATCTTCTCGCGCCTGCAGCCGACCATGCCACCGGAATGGTACAAACCCTTCGAGGAAACCGTGCGCGGCGTACCGCCCATGCCACCTCTGGGTGCAGGCTACCGTTTCCACTACACCGGCTTGACCCACGACGATCATGGCTTCCCGACCTCCAAACCCGAAGAGGTCGAATCCGCTGTTTCCCGCCAGTTCCGCAAGATCGATCAGTTCTTCTTCGATATCCAGATCGTGGACGAGCACCGGGCCGAGGATTGCGAGATGCTGGTGGTGGCCTTCGGCAGTGTGGCACGTAGCGCACAACTGGCCGTGGACCAGGCCCGGGAACTGGGCATCAAGGCAGGTCTGCTGAACCTGAAAACACTGTTCCCATTCCCGCGCGGCGCAGTGGAAAAGGTCATCGGCAACTGCAAGACCATTCTGGTGCCCGAGATGAACATGGGGCAGATGTCCCGCGAAGTGAAACGGGTCAACGATGGCCGCTGCAAGGTCAAGACCCTGAACCGCATCGACGGACATATCATCACCCCCAAACAGATCCTCGACAGTCTGAGGAAGGGATAA
- a CDS encoding chloride channel protein, whose protein sequence is MLRNTCREIAIGFTRFCMEQHIYNLLLAIFIGALSGWGAILFQHILQGTQFAFYQNSHDILTFHGSVSPWKLALLPAVGGLLVGLVVHFGASEAKGHGVPEVMAALALQGGRIRKRVALIKILASAICIGSGGSSGREGPMVQIGSSIGSSVGQLAGVTVMHQRTMVGCGAAAGIAATFNAPIAGVLFALEIIIGDFGLMSFSPVVIASVTATAISRSYWGDLPNFSIPTYEIHTLWEFGIYPLLGVLAAFAAVAFIIVLYKAEDVFEKLPLPEWLKPALGGLLLGLIVLQWPEAFGVGYGTMNMALHSQMTGLMLLSLIFVKIAATSLTLGSGGSGGIFAPSLFIGAMTGGAFGWAAGQLFPGIAPPGAYALVGMGAVVAGTTHAPITAILIIFEMTGDYKIILPMMITCILATIVASALKRDSIYTLKLRRRGIDISGGMEQNILRALKVKRFMTSEVTTVPESMPLIDIILTFKNDNVPYLHVTGKTGQLTGIISFRDIRPLLREDGLHYLVIARDVGTRDLVTVTPSDDIQKAMRIMSARGISQLPVVESSGTGHVVGALRQKDVLMAYDKAIIRRELEDF, encoded by the coding sequence ATGCTACGGAACACCTGTCGCGAAATCGCTATCGGCTTCACACGATTCTGTATGGAGCAGCATATCTACAACCTGCTGCTGGCCATCTTCATCGGTGCCCTGTCCGGCTGGGGGGCGATCCTGTTCCAGCATATTCTGCAGGGTACTCAATTTGCTTTCTATCAAAACTCCCACGACATTCTGACCTTCCATGGCAGCGTCTCCCCATGGAAGCTGGCGCTGCTGCCAGCAGTAGGAGGTTTACTCGTAGGGTTGGTGGTGCATTTTGGTGCAAGCGAGGCCAAAGGGCACGGCGTGCCCGAGGTCATGGCCGCCCTGGCTCTGCAAGGTGGTCGCATCCGTAAACGCGTGGCCCTGATCAAGATCCTGGCTTCGGCCATCTGCATCGGCTCAGGCGGTTCGTCAGGGCGGGAAGGGCCCATGGTCCAAATTGGATCCAGCATCGGATCATCAGTGGGGCAGCTGGCTGGCGTCACCGTCATGCATCAACGAACCATGGTCGGCTGTGGCGCAGCCGCAGGTATCGCTGCCACCTTCAACGCTCCCATTGCGGGAGTACTCTTCGCTCTGGAAATCATTATTGGTGATTTCGGCCTGATGTCCTTTTCTCCGGTAGTCATCGCCTCGGTCACGGCCACGGCCATTTCACGGTCTTACTGGGGTGATCTGCCCAACTTCTCCATCCCGACCTATGAGATCCACACCTTGTGGGAATTTGGCATTTATCCCCTGCTCGGAGTGCTGGCCGCATTCGCGGCCGTAGCCTTCATCATCGTTCTCTATAAAGCCGAAGACGTCTTCGAAAAACTGCCCCTGCCCGAATGGCTCAAGCCCGCTCTGGGCGGTCTACTGCTGGGACTGATTGTTCTGCAGTGGCCTGAAGCCTTTGGCGTGGGATACGGAACCATGAACATGGCTCTGCACAGTCAGATGACAGGGCTGATGCTCCTCAGCCTGATCTTCGTAAAAATTGCAGCAACCTCGCTGACTCTGGGGTCGGGCGGTTCCGGCGGAATCTTTGCTCCATCGCTGTTCATCGGGGCCATGACAGGTGGAGCCTTCGGCTGGGCGGCGGGTCAGCTCTTCCCTGGCATCGCGCCTCCAGGGGCCTACGCCCTTGTCGGCATGGGAGCTGTGGTAGCAGGAACCACTCATGCGCCAATCACGGCCATCCTGATCATTTTCGAAATGACTGGGGACTACAAGATCATCCTGCCCATGATGATTACCTGCATCCTGGCGACGATTGTGGCCAGTGCCCTCAAGCGTGATTCCATCTACACCCTCAAGCTCAGACGACGAGGAATCGACATCTCAGGGGGCATGGAGCAAAACATCCTACGAGCCCTTAAAGTCAAACGCTTCATGACGAGCGAAGTCACCACAGTGCCCGAATCAATGCCGCTCATCGACATCATCCTCACTTTCAAGAATGACAATGTGCCCTACCTCCATGTCACCGGTAAGACAGGACAACTGACAGGCATCATCTCGTTCAGAGACATCCGCCCACTGCTCAGAGAAGATGGCCTGCATTACCTCGTCATCGCCCGGGATGTGGGAACGCGGGATCTCGTTACCGTAACCCCCAGCGACGACATCCAGAAAGCCATGCGCATCATGAGTGCTCGCGGAATCTCGCAACTCCCCGTTGTTGAGTCCTCGGGAACCGGACATGTCGTGGGTGCACTCCGCCAAAAGGATGTTCTTATGGCCTATGACAAAGCCATCATCCGCCGGGAACTCGAAGACTTCTAG
- a CDS encoding 2-oxoacid:ferredoxin oxidoreductase subunit beta, whose translation MAEVTQIIHNYLRHDKKFPHVFCPGCGHGIVLGSLIRSVHALGIPKDDVVLVAGIGCSGRIPVYVDFNTVHAVHGRALTMATGIKMANPKLHVIVIMGDGDALSIGGNHFIHAARRNIGLSVLVLNNFIYGMTGGQCSSTTPQGDWSTTTPHGAMEKSFDLVNLTSAAGANHVARGTTFHVKTLDKLMTNTLTKPGFNFLEVLTPCHTQYGRKNKFKNPVEMYKWLKSTAMPLEAYNKLAPEKRGNRIPIGVFQEREETPLEVSYENMRKQLRGA comes from the coding sequence ATGGCCGAAGTTACGCAAATCATCCACAACTACCTGCGGCACGATAAAAAGTTCCCGCATGTGTTCTGTCCCGGTTGCGGCCACGGCATCGTCCTGGGTTCCCTGATCCGCAGCGTTCACGCCCTGGGCATCCCCAAGGACGACGTCGTCCTGGTCGCCGGCATCGGCTGTTCGGGCCGCATCCCGGTCTACGTCGACTTCAATACCGTACATGCCGTACATGGCCGCGCTCTGACCATGGCCACAGGCATCAAGATGGCCAATCCCAAGTTGCACGTCATCGTGATCATGGGAGACGGCGACGCGCTGTCCATCGGCGGCAACCACTTCATCCACGCCGCCCGCCGCAACATCGGCCTCTCGGTGCTGGTACTCAACAACTTCATCTACGGCATGACCGGCGGGCAATGCTCGTCCACCACGCCGCAGGGCGACTGGTCCACCACCACCCCGCACGGAGCCATGGAAAAGTCCTTTGACCTGGTAAACCTCACCAGCGCTGCCGGGGCCAACCACGTGGCGCGCGGAACGACCTTCCACGTCAAGACCCTGGACAAGCTGATGACCAACACCCTGACAAAGCCCGGGTTCAACTTCCTGGAAGTGCTCACCCCGTGTCACACCCAGTATGGCCGCAAGAACAAGTTCAAGAACCCGGTGGAAATGTACAAGTGGCTCAAGAGCACGGCCATGCCGCTGGAAGCCTACAACAAGCTGGCACCTGAAAAACGCGGCAACCGCATCCCCATCGGTGTCTTCCAGGAGCGTGAAGAAACGCCGCTGGAAGTCAGCTACGAGAACATGCGCAAACAACTGAGGGGGGCCTAA
- a CDS encoding 4Fe-4S dicluster domain-containing protein, with translation MAKVQKGQTKITIYPDWCKGCGLCVAFCPGKVLELDPVEGCAKAIREEDCINCGFCELHCPDFAIVITPKDSKGSSEPNEGSKKS, from the coding sequence ATGGCGAAAGTACAGAAGGGACAAACAAAAATCACAATCTATCCAGACTGGTGCAAGGGATGCGGGCTGTGTGTGGCCTTTTGCCCTGGCAAGGTCCTGGAGCTTGACCCGGTGGAAGGCTGTGCCAAGGCCATCCGGGAAGAGGACTGTATCAACTGCGGATTCTGCGAACTCCACTGTCCGGACTTCGCCATTGTCATCACCCCCAAGGACAGCAAAGGTTCGAGCGAACCCAACGAGGGGAGCAAAAAATCATGA
- the sucD gene encoding succinate--CoA ligase subunit alpha, translated as MLLNEHQSKLLFAEAGINVPEGILFSSQTLENVQPSFPLPWYLKSQVLAGGRGKAGGILRIDSREDLVPLSKKLFGMTIKGKDVPLLRLEKSTEIVREFYCSFTVARELASVVFTVGREGGMEIENLSPDNLLVQKIPMSLGLTEYNMRAAFFHLGMDAEFWSHFREFVGKLYAAVRDYGLLLAEVNPLVLTEESSWVALDGKVEIDDNFLFQHTDLERFYTPEHASREENIARKAGLAFHSLSGRIGLMVNGAGLAMATMDLLNKSALPAANFMDLGGAADLDRMRTAMTLLFEDDSVEAVLINIFGGVLSCRKVALALYEALEGQAPAKPLVVRLSGNEAEAGREILTDVNSDKLVIVTNMAEAIAALKRIDGQQAETCKACEAVSVDLKFEPQPLGEGLPFEKDLPVLVQGITGKTAQLHTGLMQAYGTNIVAGVTPFKGGQEVQGVPVYNSVREACAKHEIGASIIFVPAAFAPAAILEAAHAGIKWVVCITDGLSQQDMLWVREQLAPLGTRLVGPNNPGLIAPGRTKIGIMPDYAFAPGPVAVLSRSGTLTYEASRRLSDAGIGQSLCVGIGGDPFVGTSFIDLFELLRNDPNTQAVVILGEIGGSAEEQLAEYVKETGFTKPVVGFIAGQTAPPGKRLGHAGAILESGRGIEDKLEAMTGAGFALANNLDELPGLVAEALKK; from the coding sequence ATGTTGCTCAACGAACACCAAAGCAAATTGCTTTTTGCCGAGGCGGGGATCAATGTTCCCGAGGGGATTCTGTTTTCGTCTCAAACTCTGGAAAACGTCCAGCCTTCCTTTCCTCTGCCGTGGTACCTGAAATCGCAGGTTTTGGCCGGAGGTCGAGGCAAGGCCGGTGGCATTCTGCGCATCGACAGCCGTGAGGATTTGGTCCCCCTGTCGAAAAAATTGTTCGGGATGACCATCAAGGGCAAGGACGTGCCTTTGTTGCGTCTGGAAAAGAGCACCGAGATCGTGCGCGAGTTCTATTGCTCGTTCACCGTTGCCCGCGAGTTGGCAAGCGTGGTGTTCACCGTGGGCCGCGAGGGTGGCATGGAGATCGAGAATCTGTCTCCGGACAATCTGCTGGTGCAGAAGATTCCCATGAGCTTGGGGCTGACCGAATACAACATGCGCGCCGCTTTCTTCCATCTGGGAATGGATGCCGAGTTCTGGTCGCACTTCCGCGAATTCGTGGGCAAGCTCTACGCTGCGGTCAGGGATTACGGATTGCTGCTGGCCGAGGTCAATCCCCTGGTGCTGACTGAGGAATCCTCCTGGGTGGCCCTTGATGGCAAGGTCGAGATCGATGACAACTTCTTGTTCCAGCATACCGATCTGGAACGCTTTTATACCCCTGAGCATGCCTCTCGTGAAGAGAATATCGCCCGCAAAGCCGGGTTGGCCTTCCATTCCTTGTCCGGGCGCATCGGCCTGATGGTCAATGGTGCGGGCCTAGCCATGGCAACCATGGATCTATTGAACAAGTCCGCCCTGCCTGCCGCCAACTTCATGGACCTGGGCGGCGCAGCGGATTTGGATCGTATGCGCACCGCCATGACCCTGCTCTTTGAGGATGACTCCGTGGAGGCCGTGCTGATCAACATCTTTGGTGGGGTCTTATCCTGCCGCAAGGTGGCATTGGCTTTGTATGAAGCGCTGGAAGGCCAGGCTCCGGCCAAGCCTTTGGTGGTTCGTCTTTCGGGTAACGAGGCTGAGGCCGGGCGTGAAATCCTGACGGATGTCAATTCGGACAAGCTGGTGATCGTCACCAATATGGCCGAGGCCATCGCAGCCCTGAAACGCATTGATGGTCAGCAGGCAGAAACGTGCAAGGCCTGCGAGGCCGTTTCTGTGGATTTGAAATTTGAGCCGCAGCCTTTGGGCGAAGGCCTGCCTTTCGAGAAGGACCTGCCCGTGCTGGTGCAGGGCATTACCGGCAAGACCGCTCAGCTGCATACCGGGCTGATGCAGGCCTATGGCACCAACATCGTGGCCGGTGTGACTCCGTTCAAGGGCGGACAGGAAGTGCAGGGCGTGCCCGTGTACAACTCCGTGCGCGAGGCCTGTGCCAAGCACGAGATCGGCGCCAGCATCATCTTTGTACCCGCGGCCTTTGCTCCGGCGGCTATTCTGGAAGCCGCTCACGCAGGTATCAAGTGGGTGGTCTGCATTACCGATGGCCTGTCCCAGCAGGATATGCTGTGGGTGCGCGAGCAGCTTGCACCTCTTGGCACTCGGCTGGTCGGACCCAACAACCCGGGGCTGATTGCTCCGGGCCGTACCAAGATTGGTATCATGCCGGACTATGCCTTTGCCCCCGGCCCGGTGGCTGTACTCAGCCGTAGTGGCACCCTGACCTATGAGGCTTCACGCCGCCTGTCCGATGCAGGCATCGGTCAGTCCCTGTGTGTTGGCATCGGTGGCGACCCGTTTGTGGGCACGTCGTTCATCGATCTGTTCGAACTGCTGCGCAATGACCCCAATACGCAAGCCGTGGTCATTCTGGGTGAGATTGGAGGCAGTGCCGAAGAGCAGTTGGCCGAGTACGTCAAGGAGACGGGCTTTACCAAACCGGTGGTGGGCTTCATCGCTGGGCAGACGGCCCCTCCGGGCAAGCGCCTGGGCCATGCCGGTGCCATTCTGGAATCCGGGCGTGGCATTGAGGACAAGCTTGAGGCCATGACCGGCGCTGGCTTTGCCCTGGCCAACAACCTGGACGAATTGCCCGGGCTGGTTGCCGAGGCCTTGAAGAAATAG
- a CDS encoding pyridoxal phosphate-dependent aminotransferase, with the protein MSSTQLEKSFCSEKVCDLTPFLVMEVLEKAHRMEREGISVIHMEVGEPDFDTPNAVIEAAERAMRSGQTHYTHSMGLLELREAIAGHYHAQYGVEVSPERIVVTQGTSPAMMLTFAALLEDNDEVIISDPHYACYPNFIRFAGGKPVKVRVFEEDGFQYRPEVIAERIGPRTKGILINSPSNPTGNLLSEKRMRAIAELEPYVVSDEIYHGLVYGGDTEHSILEFTDRAFVFNGFSKLYAMTGWRLGYVIAPPEFVRGLQVMSQNFFISANAPTQWAGIAALQETAQDVERMRSVYDERRQFMIKRLKEIGFGITVEPTGAFYVLANATALNPEKAADSLALAYDILDKAHIGVTPGIDFGEGAQGYIRFSYANSLENLAEGMNRLEQYVNNHLRK; encoded by the coding sequence ATGTCGTCCACTCAGCTCGAAAAGAGTTTTTGTTCCGAAAAAGTCTGCGATCTGACACCGTTTCTGGTGATGGAAGTGCTGGAAAAAGCCCACCGCATGGAGCGCGAGGGAATCTCCGTTATCCATATGGAAGTAGGTGAGCCAGACTTTGATACGCCAAATGCCGTGATCGAAGCCGCCGAGCGGGCCATGCGAAGTGGTCAGACCCATTATACCCACTCCATGGGGCTTCTTGAACTGCGTGAGGCCATTGCCGGGCACTATCACGCCCAATATGGCGTTGAGGTTTCGCCTGAACGCATCGTGGTGACTCAGGGTACCTCGCCCGCAATGATGCTGACTTTCGCTGCATTGCTGGAAGACAATGACGAGGTCATCATTTCCGACCCGCATTATGCCTGCTACCCGAATTTCATCCGTTTTGCCGGAGGAAAACCCGTCAAGGTCCGCGTGTTCGAGGAAGACGGCTTCCAGTATCGCCCCGAGGTGATTGCCGAACGCATCGGGCCCCGCACCAAGGGGATTCTCATCAATTCACCGTCCAATCCCACGGGGAACCTGCTGTCCGAGAAACGGATGCGGGCCATTGCCGAACTGGAACCCTATGTGGTTTCCGATGAAATCTATCATGGGTTGGTGTATGGTGGAGACACCGAGCATTCGATTCTTGAATTCACGGACAGAGCCTTTGTATTCAACGGTTTCTCCAAGCTGTATGCCATGACGGGCTGGCGCCTGGGCTATGTCATTGCCCCTCCCGAGTTCGTACGCGGGTTGCAGGTCATGAGTCAGAATTTTTTCATCTCCGCCAATGCCCCCACCCAATGGGCAGGGATTGCGGCCCTTCAGGAGACGGCTCAGGACGTGGAGCGCATGCGCTCGGTCTATGATGAGCGTCGCCAGTTCATGATCAAGCGGCTGAAGGAGATAGGCTTCGGCATTACCGTGGAACCGACGGGTGCCTTCTATGTTCTGGCGAACGCCACGGCTTTGAACCCGGAAAAGGCCGCTGATTCTCTGGCCTTGGCCTATGACATACTGGACAAGGCCCATATCGGCGTGACCCCGGGGATCGATTTTGGGGAAGGTGCGCAGGGCTATATCCGATTCTCCTACGCCAATTCTCTGGAGAATCTCGCCGAAGGCATGAATCGTCTGGAACAATACGTGAACAACCATCTCAGAAAATAG
- a CDS encoding HPP family protein — MKNFKVRDFMMTTEQLTTIPETANIYEAADIFDRAQRNLEPDEFRYRALLVVDKNGQGVGKLSLLDIIAGLEPRYSQVEPIKMSRFGMTQEQLQSIFLQYGLWESSLVNLCKQADGIIVGDIMDTPNESELVHEDQSLSFAVHQFATGRHHNLVVHDAKGEITGLLRLADVYRIIRDELMECQMKGV, encoded by the coding sequence ATGAAGAATTTCAAGGTCAGAGATTTCATGATGACCACAGAGCAGCTGACAACCATCCCGGAGACCGCCAATATTTATGAAGCAGCTGATATCTTCGACAGGGCTCAACGAAATCTTGAACCCGACGAATTCCGATATCGAGCCCTGCTGGTGGTCGACAAAAACGGACAGGGCGTGGGTAAACTATCGCTGCTTGACATCATTGCCGGGCTTGAACCCCGATACTCACAGGTCGAGCCTATTAAAATGTCACGCTTCGGAATGACTCAGGAGCAATTGCAATCCATCTTCCTGCAATATGGATTATGGGAAAGCAGTCTGGTCAACCTCTGCAAGCAGGCCGACGGCATCATCGTAGGCGACATCATGGACACCCCGAATGAATCCGAGCTCGTTCACGAGGACCAATCGCTTTCGTTTGCGGTGCATCAATTCGCCACAGGCCGCCATCACAACCTGGTTGTGCACGATGCCAAGGGCGAGATAACAGGCTTACTGCGGCTGGCGGATGTCTATCGGATAATCCGCGATGAGCTGATGGAGTGCCAAATGAAGGGAGTGTAA